The following DNA comes from Ammospiza caudacuta isolate bAmmCau1 chromosome 15, bAmmCau1.pri, whole genome shotgun sequence.
GACCTGATTTGGGGTTGCACTCAGCCACAGGAGGGAACACCAAGGTAGGAGGAGCACTGAAGTAGGTGTTGGAGTTTCCAGAGAGGGAAGTGATGCTGCTCCTTCGAACTGCTGAGACAACTTTGATCTCCTTGTTGGTCTGGACTGCAAGAGGCACACAAAAAAATGTTCTGTGTAACAACAGAGTagtttaataaaaacaaacttcCCCCCAAGACTGACCTACACTTGAAAGGTATGTGTgcacagaagaaagtatttGAGCTGAGATAGAGTAAAACCAGCTTCAAAGAAAGATCAAGAGCTGATCTGATGCTAAGCTGAGTTATTTTCCTGGGACGGGGGGCCGTGCTAGAGACTGCCAGTGCATTGTGACATCCACCACAAGCCAGTGGGATGGGTGCTCATTCATGGGGTGCCCAGAGGAACCTCTCAAACTCTGCTGGAGCGACACCCTCATCCATGGATACTCTGGTCACTAATCCTTGCTTTCACACCCACGGTTACCAGAGAGGAAGCTGGTGTTGCCAGGCTCTGGGTTGAGCTTTCGGAGGCAGAAGGGGCTGTCGGGGCTCTCGGAGAGGGCACGGGCAGAGTTCTCATTGAGCAGCTCCGTCAGACGCCGCCGCCGGCGGAAGTTGATCCAGAAGTGGTAGAGGATGTCACTGTCAAAGAAGTGATGCCTGTTGGAGACTAGGAGAGAacaggggaggagggagaggctgagggggtggaaaaataaataataaatatccTGAGGGGTGttgccctgattttttaagtttttctaagccttctgaggtttacattcttgtaacgaACTTTCTCACCCACTTTATGTAAgtaacttattgttttgcattcttatatggaagaagagaaatttgataAACTGttagtttgtccagtgtcattggagaggtggcactgtcaccctccaatccactgttgcttttagaaatctataaatgttagagtcagaaattaaaagttttGTAATCTTAtatggaagaagagaaatttggTAAACTGttagtttgtccagtgtcattagAGAGGTGGCACcttcaccctccaatccactgtcacttttagaaatCTACAAATGTATGAATCAGAAattaaaagtgcttttttttaccttaaaaaagctgtgtgtgtgcatcatgttattttgtgtcctatagtgacGCTGAGAGTCTTTCATGAACTGTTTTTAATGCCCCTGTGCTGTactgcagcttttctgcctgcagggagggaggaacagCAGGGCCACCCCCAGAGGTGCCATCTCCCAGTGtcacagcctgtccctgtcccaagACACTCAGAGGACTCCCTGCCTTCCGAATTACAGTTTAATTATAGCAGATAGATAGGATCTCCAGCCAAGAGGAGCTAAACATGACATCCTCACGCCCCAGCCCTCCAAACCCAGGGGTGCAGCCCAGCCCCGTGGCCGGCGGCTTTGAAGAACTGAAGAGCAAGAGCTCAGATTTCATCTCAAAGCCTTTGTGGATGGTAAAGACTGCTCCAGTTTCAAAGGTCACCAGCTCCAAACATAGAACTCAAAGGCTCCATTGCCATCTCCAAGTGGGCACTTGACCAGCGCTTGTTGCATGGCATGAATGGGGATTTGTTCCTCCGCTCATCCCTCGCTCCCCGGGCTCGCTCACCATGCTGAATGATCCCGTGCTCCAGCAGGGCCCGGCCCAGCTCCACTGCCTCCTGCCTGTTCTCCACCTCTCCCTCCTGAATGAGCCAGTCGATCATCTCAGAGCCCAGGAAAGTCCTCTGGTACTTCACCGAGTTCTCCTCCCTCACCTTCAGGATTGACTCCTCCACGCtcaccagcctggcacagaggtGGGACAAGGCTGCCGTGATGCCAAACATCCCCGGGCAGCTGCAGCCGGGTTTAGCAAGGCCGAGGGGAGTGGGCAAAGCATTGCAGCCAGAACATTGCTGCCAGAGAGCAGCGGGAAGGGAGGCAGGAACCCGCAGCTGCAGTCGGGCACCTCTGTAAATCCTCAGCACAgcgaggcagcagctccagcagaaccaggtGAGCTCAGGTAAAGATCGCAGGGAAAGCCAAGCAAGCGACTGATGAGGGTAACAGAGAGCAGAGAGTCCAGATGGAAGGACAAGGTGGATTTCAGCCAGCAGGGGCTCCCTGGCAGCGAGTGAGAGCTCCATCCGGTGTCTCCACGAGAGGGTGCAGCCGGCTCAGCCATCAGAGCGCAGGGACGCGCTCCCATCCCAGGGCAATGCTGCGGACCAAGAGCGAAGCACGAGGGATGCGCAtctggcacaggggcagggaaacacccaaaatcacccccgGCCGGAGGGAGGACCCTCCTTCAGGGCCGGTTTGTGACTCTCGTTGCTAGAATGGGGAGGATGTGAAGCTGTGAAGAGGCTGTTAAAGGAAACGGGTCCAGAGAGTGGGCCGGCGTTAAACTCTGGAAAGATGGCTTGGATTTAGAACTAGAAACAAGTGACACAACGAAAATGAAACACTTGGAGGTGGAAGGAGTTTACTCTTTGGCAATAACCTTTTCCATTACAAATTTTGCAAATTAGGCTAAGAAATAGCCTAATAGCCTAAATAGGCTAATAGGCACAGGGACCCAGGCCCACGAGGGTGCTGAAAGTCCCATACCTTGCTGATTTTGGTGGGACATAAGTACTAATACAGCTGTTGGAAGCAGATAACACAAGGAGGCTGGAATGAAGCTAAGAAAGGGGCATGGACCCAGGCCCACGAGGGTGCTGAAAGTCCCATACCTTGCTGATTTTGGTGGAACATAAGTCCTAACACAGCTCACACCAAGAGGCTGGAAGAATGCTGGGAATGCCCCTGGATGTGCCCATCCCAGGAGCACTCAGACTgcacctccctgcagcagaTCCCAGATCCTGCACgtgggctggagcccttggaaGCATCCATGGGCTCATAGCAAAGCTCCAGTCCCATGCCCTGGTTATCCTGCAGCCGTGGCAGGGCTCAGGAAATGCAGCATTTCCCAGAAGGGagggcagagaaggaaaagcagagccaggggctcccagctgcagccagcacaggcagcagggcacagtcccagtgccccagggccaggcaggaCTCACGTACTTCTCATAGAGGCTCTGCCCCCGCAGGAACACCTTCACGTCCTTGCTGAGGGGGAAGGTGCCGTCGTCCTTGCGGAAGCGGTAGAGCAGCTTGGCATCCTTGTAATCCGAGTGCTCGTCACagactgcagggacacagggcagggctgtcagggacacacagggtgtTTTCTCGTGGCTAAAAGCTGTCAGGGTTTCGTGCCATGtccttccctgtgcccctcaTCCCATGGAACAATCGGCATCCGAGCCCCCAATCCCCAAAAATTACCTGCCCGTGAACACCTGAAGCTCATGCTGCTGGGAGAGGTCAATCCCAAGGAACAGACCTTGGCAAAGATGGAGCTGGGGGCAGCGTTTTGTCCCAAACATTAAAACATTCATTAGAAAAAACAGGACGTTTTAAGTATTAATGTTTCAATTTAGACTAAAAGAGGATGAACAGAAATGCCTCAATcaacttattttaaaagctaCAGCCCCACATAAGCAGACTTAGAGGacagaggaaacaaaaccaTACTGCACTCAAACCCCCATAAAATTACCTCTGTCTATCAAAAATACtcacaaacaaataaaattactcataagctaaaaaaaaaaaatggcacgAACCTTTCCACATAATTTTGTGCCAACCCTGCCCAATTCATTTGCATGGCAAACTGACCTCAAGAGAAACTTTCCTTCAAAGCCAGGTGCAATACAACTGGAATAATTAAATCTGTATGAAAAGCCTGGGATTCATCTTGGGGATGGGCACACACTCTGTAAATGCATGGCTCTATAGTTCATGTAAGCTTTAGCAGGTAAATATTTGGGAtaccaaatatttaaataaatatgtgaGATAAACCTGCCTGAAACAGACTCCTAGActacaagtaaaaaaaaaaaaaaacaaacaacaacaaaactaaaacaaaaaccaaaaaaacccaacccaaaagTCATAGTTCAGCTCTTAAAAGTCAGCCTGCCTTCAGCTGCACCCACCTGAagcaagaagaagaaatttaagtggtaaaaaaaaaaccaaacaacaaaaaacagaataaagaatATGCctggaaagcaaagaaaattagtcaaagggaaaaagagaaaccaCAAATATTTCCTCACTAAAGTAACACCATCCACTAGAGTGAAATTGAAAACATTCAAGATACTTCTTGTGaaaattttaactctttttcATCCCTCTGAGCAGACTGGCAAAACCACATTCCCCTTCAGGTGAGCAGCAAAATGCCAAAACTTGTCAGATTATCTCGGGCTCATCattcctgcagtgcagctgtCTCAGATGCAATCAGGACTCCAAAGCCTGTGACTCACCAAGCACGAGGGCAGGATGAGAAAGTTGTTTTAACAACCTTTGTTTTAAGTGAAAGTCTGCAGCCTCATAGTCCCAAGGAGCAACTACTCCAAAGCCACTGCAACCAGAAATAGAACAAAAAAGCCTACAGGACTGTGCCCATAGAAAACCAAAGCagttttttctatttaaagacCAATTTCATTGTGTTTCCAGCATGTAACAGAACCAAAGCTCAGAGCACACCAGACAATTAAGAGGCAGCACAATGATCTTCATGAGATAATTATCTGGATGCCAGGGGAGAAGAGGGCAAACAGTTCAGCCAGACAATTGCCAAGCACCCAGcactgtgctggcagccctCTTTCCACAGGACTAACAAAATTAATGGACACAAGGCAAGTTGGAAAGTCATCTTCTGTGTCCTGCCAGGAATTgtcacaggagcaggagggacatGTCTTAATATGCAATCAAAACAGTGCTGGCACCCAGTGCTGCACAGGTTTAATTAACTAATGGATTTGTTTGAAACCGTCAGCTGGGGAAATGGAAGAATGATCAGGTGTAAGCGTTAATGGTTAACTAAGAACTccctgcttcatttttttttgtgataaaGCCCAGcagcagtttatttttattctagGCAGTTTAATGCAAAGGGCATTACCCTCAGTAAGGAGCAGATAGCAACAGGGAGTGTTTGCATTGCAGTGGTCAAAGGCAGCTATTTTTGGACCCCAgaaaagaggagggaggagagggtttggtttggtttggtttggtgtgGTCATCATCTGCTTCTGTCTCCTCAGCTACATCCTTGTGTGACAAACCAGCACCTATCTCCTACCCCAAAGCCCTGGGAGCTCAACCCTTCTCACTCATGGCAGAGGTGTTCCAGGGATGTTTGAGAGTCTGGGGGTTCTGTTCCTGGCTGGGTCTGAAAACCGCATGGACAGGAATTGCTTTTTGCCCATCTGAAGCACAGCTTGTTTTCTGTTGTTATATCGGGACCAAGGGCTGGAccttgctctgcagcacagagctcagtaTGTGACCTGAGTTAATTCAAAACTCCTGAAAGTTccaaagaaatattaaaaagaaaaaaaaaactgagtACTGCTAAGAGCTGGGCTTGAGCATCAAGCTGCTTTTTCTCcacacttcctttttttcccttcctttttaaatttctttttaatcaggTTCCACAGACAAGCCTTTGTAATATCAGCACACACTTAAATCCCAAGGGAGGCTTTCCTACAGGATTGCTTCATCTTTAGGTTCACAGGTGACAGATTAAATTTTCCTTGGAGTGATGTGGACTCCAGAACCCTCTTTGTCCCAGCATGAGGAAACTGAGGAGTACTGGGGTGTTATGGTGCAGAGGTGAAATGTGCTATAATTCAGCTTCCACTTCTGTGTGACACAGACAtgagccagagca
Coding sequences within:
- the LOC131564394 gene encoding DEP domain-containing mTOR-interacting protein-like isoform X1, whose translation is MESLSSSLKKKATEQHYRAEVMIAGEQLRLRLHDGKLIKDRRFHLRTYPNCFVAKELTDWLVEHKDAPDRETAIRLMQKLMDHYIIHHVCDEHSDYKDAKLLYRFRKDDGTFPLSKDVKVFLRGQSLYEKLVSVEESILKVREENSVKYQRTFLGSEMIDWLIQEGEVENRQEAVELGRALLEHGIIQHVSNRHHFFDSDILYHFWINFRRRRRLTELLNENSARALSESPDSPFCLRKLNPEPGNTSFLSVQTNKEIKVVSAVRRSSITSLSGNSNTYFSAPPTLVFPPVAECNPKSVLKRPVTTEELLSPGAPYVKKTLTIVGDAVGWGFVVRGGRPCHIQAVDPGGPAAAAGMKVCQFVFSVNGVYVLHLDYQTISSLIMTGPRTLVMEVMEAIE
- the LOC131564394 gene encoding DEP domain-containing mTOR-interacting protein-like isoform X2, which produces MQKLMDHYIIHHVCDEHSDYKDAKLLYRFRKDDGTFPLSKDVKVFLRGQSLYEKLVSVEESILKVREENSVKYQRTFLGSEMIDWLIQEGEVENRQEAVELGRALLEHGIIQHVSNRHHFFDSDILYHFWINFRRRRRLTELLNENSARALSESPDSPFCLRKLNPEPGNTSFLSVQTNKEIKVVSAVRRSSITSLSGNSNTYFSAPPTLVFPPVAECNPKSVLKRPVTTEELLSPGAPYVKKTLTIVGDAVGWGFVVRGGRPCHIQAVDPGGPAAAAGMKVCQFVFSVNGVYVLHLDYQTISSLIMTGPRTLVMEVMEAIE